Genomic window (Rosa chinensis cultivar Old Blush chromosome 6, RchiOBHm-V2, whole genome shotgun sequence):
TAGGATTAGTTGTGCTTGGTTTCCATGCATTTCGTTTAAAATCCCAAGTGAAATGTGTCAATATGAGATAGAGAGCTAACAAAGCTAGCTGACATATCAATTAGCCAGCAAATTAAGATGACAATTGGACAGCACCAGTATCTTTCAAGATGCCAATAAGATGGAGAACTTATGATGAAAGGTGTAAACTTCAGTTCCAATGTAAGGGGATCTTTCCACCCATGAGATTTAtttctttcaaatttttttcaCTTGCATAGTGGAAAATCAAACACGAGGTCAAACTAGAACAGTTCCTTCCATCACAGTAACCGCCTTCCCTTGGAGTAGCACCCTTTGATTTTTCTCATCCAGACGAATGTTTAGTGTTCCCCCTCTAGGTGACGCCTGAAATTAAGTACACAATTGTATTAGTATATCATCATAACATTTGAAGGGACAAGATTGATAAAGTTATGATTAGAGAGTCTACCTGATATGCAACAACATCACACTTTCCCAGTTTCTTGCACCAGTATGGTGCTAAGCCACAATGTGCACTCCCAGTAACAGCATCCTGTGAAACACAAAAGCATATTCCTTTTAGTTTTTGTTCTTAAATGCAGTTGAGCATAGATGATAGAAACTTCAAAGGGGAACAAATATTTGGTTCAGGACAATATCACAATACTACGGTACTAGTTAGAAAAAACCTGCTAGCATCCTTACCTCACTGATCCCGAATTTCGGGCAGAAGAATCTACTGATAAAATCAAATCCAGACTCTGGCGGAGCAACTCCTGTTACAATCACTCCACTACCTGGACATTTTTCGATTGCATCAAACTGTGGCAACAAATCCGCAACAGTCTTTCCAGATGGAAGCACCACCTGGAAAATGTAACAAGTCTCAATGAAATAGCACATGCTAAACTCCGCAGTATTGAGAAACACAAAGTATTGGAATTTGGAAAACTATTCAAAAAGTGATGCATATCTCAACAGCCTAATCATTCATGCAATTGTTaatcaaaaaggaaaatatgattaTCACATCAAGAAAAGGGAATGCAGGATTTACAAGGAGATTATCTGCAACTGTCCTCATTATTTCAACCACAGGAGCACCCCCCAAGGCATTGGAAATAAACGAAACCTCAGCAGAATTGAATTCAGAAGATGGGTCAGCAGGAAAATTCAGTTCAATAAAATAGTTATCTTGTGCTTCACCATTTTTTAAATGTGAACCGTTGGCTGCCTTAACATGATCTACAACCTTTTTAGCTGTTAGAATTCCAGACAAGGTCGAAAACTCAATAACGTCGGAATCAATCAAACCAGACATAAACAGGGTATAAGCAGCTGCTAATGTTGCATGACCACAAATCTCAACCTGCAAAAGGATACTATTTTAAGTATTTATACCAAGCTTAACAAGAATTCTATATATCAGAATCAGTTAATTGTcacatcaaatatatatatcaggAGCCAAATGTCTAAAAGGAATCATTTTCACAAAGTTCTTGTTGAAGAATGAGATCAAGTTTTTTCAACCAATGATAAAAATTACATGGACCCGGATAAAAGCTAGAAACTCCCAGAGAA
Coding sequences:
- the LOC112169223 gene encoding uncharacterized isomerase BH0283 isoform X2 translates to MAKKPVKYSVVDAFTDSAFKGNPAAVCLLEEDRDDQWMQALAAEFNLSETGYLTRLNGSDHSPSLTSTPRFCLRWFTPVAEVEICGHATLAAAYTLFMSGLIDSDVIEFSTLSGILTAKKVVDHVKAANGSHLKNGEAQDNYFIELNFPADPSSEFNSAEVSFISNALGGAPVVEIMRTVADNLLVVLPSGKTVADLLPQFDAIEKCPGSGVIVTGVAPPESGFDFISRFFCPKFGISEDAVTGSAHCGLAPYWCKKLGKCDVVAYQASPRGGTLNIRLDEKNQRVLLQGKAVTVMEGTVLV
- the LOC112169223 gene encoding uncharacterized isomerase BH0283 isoform X1, whose amino-acid sequence is MIILSMAKKPVKYYLVDAFTDSAFKGNPAAVCLLEEDRDDQWMQALAAEFNLSETGYLTRLNGSDHSPSLTSTPRFCLRWFTPVAEVEICGHATLAAAYTLFMSGLIDSDVIEFSTLSGILTAKKVVDHVKAANGSHLKNGEAQDNYFIELNFPADPSSEFNSAEVSFISNALGGAPVVEIMRTVADNLLVVLPSGKTVADLLPQFDAIEKCPGSGVIVTGVAPPESGFDFISRFFCPKFGISEDAVTGSAHCGLAPYWCKKLGKCDVVAYQASPRGGTLNIRLDEKNQRVLLQGKAVTVMEGTVLV